The window GTAGATGAAATTCGTAAAACAAATTTACACAGATGGACAACTGCAAGAATTGAAGATATAGCAGAAGTGCTAAATCCTAAAATCAGAGGTTGGATAAATTATTACGGCAAATACAGAAAATGGGAATTAAATCGTACTTTACGCAGACTTCATCAACGTTTAGCAAAATGGTTATTAAATAAATACAAACGTTTAAAGTGGAGTTTTCGCAGAGCATTTAAGTTGTTGGAAAAGATAAAAATATCAAAACCGTCATTATTTGCTCATTGGGAAGCAGGTTATAATTTATGATTGAATAAGAAGAGCCGTGTGAGGGGAGACTTTCACGCACGGTTCTGTGAGAGGCTTGCGGTGAAATTCCGCTTGCCTACTTGACCTTATGGTATTATGAGAAACTCTTACTATAAACTGAACGCTCCTCTGGAGCTATTGTCACTTTGTAAAACTCATGCTATTTATAAAAAATATTTAGTATAGTAGTAGAAAAAAAAGCAAACATATTTTTTATTATTACCATATTTAAACATTACAAATGTTATTTTTATAGCAAAACAACAACAAGTTCAATAAAGCACCATAGGTGCGGTCTGTTTATAGAAAATAATATAACCAATAAATTCGAGCTCCGTAGGAGTGTTCTGTTATTAATCGTAAATATATAATTGAATAAAAAGAAAAAAATAATTTTAGAATTTGGCAGATTTGTGGGAAAACCATATCAAATGCATGAAATTAATTTTAAGGTAAATACAGGTCATTTCCCTAATCCCTTTCTTTCTATCACATACCAAAACACAAAGGGAAATTTTTGCTCCCCAACTTTTGAATTTGAGTCCTTAAACCTTTAATTTTTCCCCTTCCGATTTGGCAATCAAAACCGCACCACAACTGTCACTCCAGACATTAGTTGCTGTTCTGAACATATCAAGAATCCTGTCAACTGCCAGTATTAACCCGACTCCTTCAAGTGGTAAGCCAACCGCAGTAAGTATTATGGTTATCATTATCAACCCTGCCATAGGAATTCCTGCTGCACCTATTGATGCTAAAAGAGCCGTTACAACAATTATTATTTGTTGAATAAAACTCATATCATAACCGTATGCCTGGGCAATAAACATAACAGCTACACATTCGTATAGAGCAGTTCCATCCATGTTTATTGTTGCACCAAGCGGTAAAGTAAAACTGCTGATTTTATTAGAAACCCCTGAATTATGCTCAACAGCTTCAATAGTTAAAGGTAAAGTAGCACTTGATGATGAAGTTGAAAAAGCAGTTAATAATGGGGTTTTAACAGCGTTAATATGTTTCATTGGATTAATTCTTCCAAGAATCTTTATTATCAATGGTAATGTTATAAAAGCATGAATAAAAAGTGCAAGCAGCACAACTAACATATATAAACCCATACTTTGTATAAGGCTTAGAAGATCATCCTGTTCTGCCACCTGTTCTGCTACCAAACCGAAAATCCCAAAAGGAGTAAATTTTATTATAAAAAGAGTAACTTTCATCATTACATCAAAAATTGCACTAAAAAAATCTGATAAAATTACCTTATGCTTTGTTGTAACACGAGTGATGAAGAAACCAAAAATTATTGCAAAAA is drawn from Bacteroidales bacterium and contains these coding sequences:
- a CDS encoding dicarboxylate/amino acid:cation symporter, with translation MKKIALHWQILIALVLSVIFGIYFKEYISYVSWMGEIFLRALKMIIIPLILSSIVSGVTNIGNAENLGRLGLKTITYYIATSTFAILTGLFLVNIIQPGIGADLNLSSKVEGLAEGRTLSETLIYIIPDNIFGSFSDNSQMLSVIFFAIIFGFFITRVTTKHKVILSDFFSAIFDVMMKVTLFIIKFTPFGIFGLVAEQVAEQDDLLSLIQSMGLYMLVVLLALFIHAFITLPLIIKILGRINPMKHINAVKTPLLTAFSTSSSSATLPLTIEAVEHNSGVSNKISSFTLPLGATINMDGTALYECVAVMFIAQAYGYDMSFIQQIIIVVTALLASIGAAGIPMAGLIMITIILTAVGLPLEGVGLILAVDRILDMFRTATNVWSDSCGAVLIAKSEGEKLKV